TACCGTGCATCACGACAATGCGAACTTGCATTGGAGCAAGTGGAAAGAAGCGCACGAAAAAATTGCACACACCATAAGCCTGCGTCTCATTGAAAAAAGTTTTTGGGGCTATCTTTTTCGCACCTACATTCTCGGTGCATTTATGGAGAGATACCGGAGCCAATCAATGAGACTCGAGCGCCTTGAGCGTGAGAACGCTGTCAAATCTCATCAAATGCTGGTAGCAACTGAATAACCATGCTCACAGCAAGTGAGTGTCTGAATCGGGTTTAAGATATAGACTATAGACGCTTTCAAAGACGACAATGCAAAATTTTGCGCATTAATGCACATTAAGGTGTATCTTTGGGCGGCAAATTATCAAGCTCCATAGACGCTCAAAAACTTATGATAGCATCCATTCGTTTGTCGCTCCTGCTTCTCTGTTTAGTGCCAATCAGTGTATCTGCACAAATCAAACGAGTCAATTCACCTTCGCCTAAACTTGTTGTAGCAATTGTCATAGACCAGCTGCGCTACGATTATCTCGAGCGCTTTGATGCCCACTATGTTGCCGCTACAAAAACTTCAGGGGGCTTCAAGCGATTGATAGAGCAAGGAGCGCTGCTGACAAATGCGCACTACAGCTACATGAATACTTACACAGCGCCTGGGCACTGCACAATTTTTACGGGCGTTGTGCCTGCAAAAAGCGGCATTGTTGGCAATGAATGGATTGATCGAAATACAGGGCGCGTGGTCTATTGCGTTGATGATACAACAGTATTTTCTGTAGGTATTGAGGCGCAAAGCCGTGCAGGACGTATGTCGCCGCGCAATGCATTTGTGGAAATGGTTACAGATAAATTCAAAGCAGCATCGCCAAAGAGCAAGGTCATCGGCATTGCTCTTAAAGACCGCGGCGCAATTCTTCCAGCAGGTAAAAATGCAGATGGTGCCTTTTGGTTTGATGCTGCCAGTGGCAACTGGATTTCAAGTTCATACTATTTTCCAAATGGCAAATTGCCCAAATGGCTACAAGCGTTCAACGAAAGGAAATTACCTGAAAGCTACCTTGGTAAAACTTGGGACCGGCTTTTACCGGCTAATACTTACACAATGCCCGATACTGTAGAAGGCGAAAGTAATTTGTTAGGCGAAAGTCTCCCCGTTTTTCCACACCGCATTGTGGATATTTCTACCTTAAACGACCCACGCGTGCGCCGCTTGAAACGCTTTGAGGGGATCGCACCAACGCCTTTTGGCAACGAGCTCACCATAGAAGTTGCCAAAGCCGCTATCGAAGGTGAAGCCTTGGGTCAGCGTGGCGTTACAGATATCCTTACGATTTCCTTTTCTTCACCAGATTACTGTGGTCATGCGTTCGGTCCAGATAGTCAAGAGCAGATGGATATGATTGTGCGCCTTGATCGTCAACTTGATGAGTTCTTTCAATACTTGGATAAAAAAATCGGCTTTGAAAACTGTCTGATTGCGCTTTCAGCTGACCATGGTGTCTCTCCACTGCCAGAGCTGATGCAGCCTGACGGACGGCGCGGTGAGAGGCTCTACAAAGCAAATGTCCTAGATTCCTTACGCAAGATGGTAGAAGTGCGCTATCCGAGTGTAATTGAAAATATCGAAAACGATGAAGTCGTGCTTAATCATGCGCTAATGCAGGAGAGAGGCTATGTAGTCAGTGAAGTGGAGCGTTTCGTTGGTGAATGTGCACGGTCACTGCGTGGGGTGATTGGCTATATCACACGCACCGAGCTTGAAAAAGGCAGTTTAGACCCGACTGGTAGAATGGCGAAAAACTCTTTTCATCCCACTCGCAGTGGCGATGTCAAGCTCTTACTCAAACCCTACTCCTTTTTGCCTTTGCCCAAACCGGTACAACACATGGCACAGCCTACGATTACGACACAAAAGTCCCCATACTCTTTTGTGGCAAAGGCGTGCGTCAAGGTAAGTTTGCAAGCACTGCGTTTGTAGAAGATTTTGCACCAACCTTGCATCGTTTGCTCAATTTGCCGGAAGAAACCGCTAACTACGACGGCAGACCTCTTGTGGAAATTTTTGAGCGTAATATGCTGTCAGTAAGTAAGCCGAGAAAAGCCCGAGATTAAGCTATATTCTACATCTCCCATGCGGCAGTTAAAAAATGTGAAGAAGTAGAATGTGTCTATGAGTGTCTTAAGTATGCATAGGTCTCTTCGTACTTCATGCTTGAAGTTTGTGTTATCACTTGCACTGGCGCATGCTCTGTGCCTTGACGCTACGGCGCAACTCCAGAACCCTATCACAAGAAACTATAATGTCGTACATGGGCTCAGTCACAACACAGTAAGCTGCATTACCCAAGATCAATATGGTTTTCTCTGGATTGGAACAGATGACGGCTTAAATCGCTTTGACGGATATACTTTCAAGGTCTACAATTACAACCCACATGACACTAACTCTCTGCCGCACCCGGTGATTAGCGACCTCTACGTGGATACACACGACAATCTTTGGATTGGTACGCCCAACGGTCTTACCAAGTTTTCCTTAGTGTCAGAAACTTTTACACGCTACCTTCAAGGTGTACAAGTGGTCTCGGTGATTGCCGATAGTACAGGTGGACTTTGGATTGGCTCGCTGAGTGGACTGCACTATTTTAACGCCAGCGAGCAAAAGTGGCAAACATGGACAACTGAAAACAGCGACCTAATAAGTAATGCCATTCGCAAGCTCTACCTTGATTCACATGGTTTGATCTGGATTTTACCTGCCTATCAGTCAGCTCAAATTTTCAACCCAAGAACACAGACGTTTTACAATTTTTCCAATCTCGCAACTGGATTTACTGGCAAACTCCATGCCGTATATGAAGATGCGCATAAAGCATTTTGGATATTTACGCATGAAGGGCTACTGTGGCGGTATCGACCTACTTTGCATGTTGCAGACACGCTGCAGCGTATCTCATCCTTGCTACCGGCTCTCAAGGTCAGAGAAGCTGGTTATATGTGCGGCATTGAAGACCGAGAAGGTCGTCTGTGGCTGGCTATGAATGGCGTTGGCATCCTTATCTTTGAAGCTCAAAACGCTGAGCTGCTGCGTATGATCGATAATGAGCAAGCTGAGCAGTTAGGCTTATCAAGTCTTTACATACTCTCAATGTTCCGAGACAAAACAGGTATCATTTGGATAGGGACAGATATAGGCGGACTGTATAAGTGGGATTGGCGAAGTGAGCTATTTAGCTTTTATGGACATACAAGCATCTCACGCAATACACTTAGTTATCCAATAGTGCGAGGGATCTATGCTGACAGAAATGGTACGGTCTGGGTCTGCACACAAGGCGGCGGGCTCAATAAGTTGGAGCGACAAGGTGGCAGACAAAAATGGACACGCTACACAGTGGCTTCTCATAGGGCAAAGGGATTAACTACCGATGTTTTGTGGACGATTCATGCTGCGCCGAGTGGTGAATTTTGGCTTGGTGGCAAGAATGTGCTCATTAAGTTTAATCCGAAAACTGAGACCTTCTACACTGAACCAACGGCTGCCACTGTTACAGTCATTTACCCAGATAGTCCAGATGAGCATGCTGATCTGTGGCTTGGCACTGAAGATGGCTTGCTGCTCCGAGAGGCTAAAACAGGCAGGCTGAAAGTG
This genomic stretch from [Chlorobium] sp. 445 harbors:
- a CDS encoding alkaline phosphatase encodes the protein MIASIRLSLLLLCLVPISVSAQIKRVNSPSPKLVVAIVIDQLRYDYLERFDAHYVAATKTSGGFKRLIEQGALLTNAHYSYMNTYTAPGHCTIFTGVVPAKSGIVGNEWIDRNTGRVVYCVDDTTVFSVGIEAQSRAGRMSPRNAFVEMVTDKFKAASPKSKVIGIALKDRGAILPAGKNADGAFWFDAASGNWISSSYYFPNGKLPKWLQAFNERKLPESYLGKTWDRLLPANTYTMPDTVEGESNLLGESLPVFPHRIVDISTLNDPRVRRLKRFEGIAPTPFGNELTIEVAKAAIEGEALGQRGVTDILTISFSSPDYCGHAFGPDSQEQMDMIVRLDRQLDEFFQYLDKKIGFENCLIALSADHGVSPLPELMQPDGRRGERLYKANVLDSLRKMVEVRYPSVIENIENDEVVLNHALMQERGYVVSEVERFVGECARSLRGVIGYITRTELEKGSLDPTGRMAKNSFHPTRSGDVKLLLKPYSFLPLPKPVQHMAQPTITTQKSPYSFVAKACVKVSLQALRL